A section of the Candidatus Wallbacteria bacterium genome encodes:
- a CDS encoding prepilin-type N-terminal cleavage/methylation domain-containing protein encodes MRRKGFTLMELLIVIAIIGLIAAIAAPRMEGTISDARGALFQSHIAAIATAMEQWRAAHGGYLVQPSGAVVAPNPGWTVPANLINTTLTIADLTAGHYLASETEYYKEDDGGQGKFVIEVLTADMTTAVDGVKIVAATAGDKPNVFNKTFYITATSAVDPTPATTSVVYIDDEKGLTVTGTVKTWLDMKKL; translated from the coding sequence ATGAGAAGAAAAGGTTTCACCCTGATGGAGCTATTGATCGTAATCGCGATCATCGGTCTGATCGCTGCAATTGCCGCTCCGAGAATGGAAGGTACGATTTCTGATGCCAGAGGCGCTCTGTTCCAGTCCCATATTGCTGCCATTGCCACAGCCATGGAGCAGTGGAGAGCTGCGCACGGCGGATATTTAGTCCAACCTTCAGGTGCTGTCGTAGCCCCGAATCCAGGCTGGACTGTACCTGCCAATCTCATTAACACTACTCTCACAATCGCTGATTTGACTGCCGGCCATTATCTTGCCAGCGAAACTGAGTATTACAAGGAAGATGACGGCGGACAGGGAAAGTTCGTGATTGAGGTACTTACTGCAGATATGACCACTGCAGTCGATGGTGTAAAGATTGTAGCGGCAACTGCCGGCGATAAGCCAAATGTGTTTAATAAAACCTTTTACATTACCGCCACTTCTGCTGTTGACCCGACCCCCGCAACAACCAGCGTAGTTTATATCGACGATGAAAAGGGGCTGACAGTAACCGGAACAGTTAAAACCTGGCTGGATATGAAAAAGTTATAA
- a CDS encoding type II secretion system protein: protein MIRNSKRGFTLFEVLTVVSIVGYMVAAAAPELVTTTTIARKAVFKSQIAAIVTAADLYRASRQGFSATADESISLDTLVKKHYLGSRVVLYPQDNGGKGELKVYPIQGRGEQGIFPLNSPNVVNKGIYITARPDTNHDGLPDGREYLVYVEKSPEIALSEPVRTWDEIYPAVRR, encoded by the coding sequence ATGATCCGAAACTCGAAGAGAGGCTTTACCTTGTTTGAAGTGCTGACTGTGGTCAGCATTGTGGGATATATGGTAGCTGCTGCTGCGCCGGAGCTTGTCACCACTACCACAATCGCCAGAAAAGCGGTTTTCAAGTCCCAGATTGCTGCGATCGTCACAGCTGCAGATCTGTATAGAGCATCCAGGCAGGGATTTTCCGCCACAGCCGATGAAAGCATCAGCCTGGATACTCTGGTGAAAAAGCATTACCTTGGCAGCAGAGTCGTCCTTTATCCCCAGGACAATGGCGGAAAGGGCGAATTGAAAGTGTACCCGATCCAGGGCAGAGGTGAACAGGGAATTTTCCCGCTCAATTCCCCGAATGTGGTGAACAAGGGTATTTACATTACTGCCCGGCCTGACACGAATCATGATGGCTTGCCTGACGGCAGGGAATACCTGGTGTATGTGGAAAAATCTCCTGAAATCGCTCTCTCTGAACCTGTCAGGACCTGGGACGAGATTTATCCTGCGGTTCGGCGCTGA
- a CDS encoding type II secretion system F family protein, producing the protein MEFKYTYLDESRKEVSGLMEAVSAKDLAATLKSFGYRVLAITPNKKNVLDLDLGDFIFGVTREELITFTIQISTMLEAGLPILAALDVLMDQVSSRSFREIIRELRKDVASGIQFSDSLARHPEIFNDLFISMVKVGEATGRLDQVLLRLSDFLEKEEEIKTTIRSAMAYPSFLIIVASSVVFFLMSFVLPRFVEIFKSFNLKLPVITVLLMDTAVFFSLNWLKILGAVVITAVMIRYFAKTKPGKIFFDNFFLRLPLIAPILIKSSISRFCHTLSTLMESGIPIIRTLEITGSVIGNTLYSARIASAIEKVNSGNRLSDSINDKRLFPPMLMRMLIVGENTGSIEKLMKKVRDYYERDVRKAVKRLVAVIEPALIFCIAFIVGFIVLAVMMALLDMTKIANIK; encoded by the coding sequence ATGGAATTTAAATATACATATCTGGACGAGAGCAGAAAAGAAGTCAGCGGCCTGATGGAAGCGGTAAGCGCTAAAGACCTGGCCGCCACCCTGAAGAGCTTCGGCTACCGCGTGCTCGCCATCACCCCGAACAAGAAGAATGTACTGGACCTTGATTTAGGGGATTTCATCTTTGGGGTCACCAGAGAAGAACTGATCACTTTCACGATCCAGATTTCGACAATGCTGGAAGCCGGCCTGCCGATCCTGGCTGCGCTGGATGTGCTGATGGACCAGGTCAGCTCCAGATCATTCAGGGAAATCATCAGGGAATTGAGAAAAGACGTAGCTTCAGGCATCCAGTTTTCAGATTCACTGGCCAGGCATCCGGAAATATTCAATGATCTCTTTATCAGCATGGTCAAGGTTGGAGAAGCGACAGGCCGTCTCGACCAGGTGCTGCTGCGGCTGTCTGATTTTCTGGAAAAGGAAGAGGAAATCAAGACCACGATCCGCTCAGCCATGGCTTATCCTTCCTTCCTGATCATAGTGGCGAGCAGCGTGGTGTTCTTCCTGATGAGCTTCGTGCTGCCGCGCTTTGTGGAGATTTTCAAGTCCTTTAACCTCAAACTGCCTGTAATCACTGTGCTGCTCATGGACACTGCCGTTTTTTTCAGTTTGAACTGGTTGAAAATACTTGGTGCAGTTGTCATAACTGCGGTTATGATCCGCTATTTCGCCAAAACCAAACCAGGCAAGATTTTCTTCGACAATTTTTTCCTCAGGCTGCCCCTGATCGCACCGATCCTGATCAAATCCAGCATTTCCCGTTTCTGCCATACCCTGTCCACCCTGATGGAGTCAGGGATTCCAATCATCAGGACCCTGGAAATCACGGGTTCTGTAATCGGAAACACCCTTTATTCAGCCCGGATCGCCTCAGCCATAGAGAAAGTCAACAGCGGCAACAGGTTGTCTGACAGCATCAACGACAAGCGCCTGTTCCCGCCGATGCTGATGAGGATGTTGATTGTAGGCGAAAACACGGGTTCCATCGAAAAGCTGATGAAAAAGGTGAGGGATTATTACGAGCGGGACGTGCGCAAGGCTGTGAAAAGGCTGGTGGCTGTGATTGAACCTGCCCTGATCTTCTGTATCGCCTTTATAGTGGGATTCATAGTGCTGGCTGTGATGATGGCCTTGCTGGACATGACAAAGATTGCGAATATTAAATAA
- a CDS encoding ATPase, T2SS/T4P/T4SS family, translating into MAKNKKKLGDILVEAGLITQAELTKALSISRESNARLGKVLVEMGFVTDDKISLFLGEQFGFPFMKLSNVIVDPEAINLVPKSLVTKHKAVPIFKSGGKLTVAIADPLNIFAIDDFEAHTGLNVAVVLSSAAEIDETIEKYYGFQENAREIFRDYNVTPDAQRERNEIVDREIREITRLSSDTPVVKFVNLVLKEAIDNRSSDIHLENFENGLVVRFRIDGVLFEKMKPPVEMQKAIVSRIKILSGMDIGNSRIFQDGRFEMRQDDRQIDFRVSVMPGIYGENAVIRILDNSHRFVDLEKLGFSEELVKILKNVTQSPQGICLVTGPTGSGKTSTLYSLLKQVNSKERKVITLEDPVEYRFPYINQIQIDEKSGIDFSGGLRAILRHDPDIMMVGEMRDEETAKLAISAAMTGHMVFSTLHTNDAISSIQRLISLGVQPELIKSALKLVIAQRLVRCLCPYCRKDGPADAETREILKLSTMKVAVGCPKCSQSGYLGRTAVYEYLLFDSELRRMLEETKDLQQLRPQLIKRGFQPMLLEGYQIVKQGITTLAEIKKAVWEE; encoded by the coding sequence GTGGCAAAGAACAAGAAGAAACTGGGCGATATTCTGGTGGAAGCGGGACTGATCACTCAGGCTGAACTTACGAAAGCTCTGTCTATTTCACGCGAGAGTAACGCCAGGCTGGGTAAAGTCCTGGTGGAAATGGGATTCGTGACCGACGATAAGATCTCCCTGTTCCTGGGTGAGCAATTCGGATTCCCGTTCATGAAGCTTTCCAATGTGATCGTAGATCCGGAAGCCATCAATCTCGTGCCCAAGAGCCTGGTAACCAAACACAAGGCTGTCCCGATTTTCAAGAGCGGAGGCAAACTCACAGTAGCCATCGCAGACCCCTTGAACATCTTCGCGATCGACGACTTCGAGGCCCACACCGGCCTGAATGTGGCAGTCGTGCTCTCGTCTGCGGCTGAAATAGATGAAACGATCGAAAAGTATTACGGTTTCCAGGAAAACGCCAGGGAAATCTTCAGGGACTATAATGTTACCCCTGACGCCCAGCGTGAGCGCAACGAAATTGTGGACCGTGAGATCCGGGAAATCACGAGACTTTCATCAGACACCCCGGTCGTGAAATTCGTGAATCTGGTCTTGAAGGAAGCCATCGATAACCGCTCCAGCGACATCCATCTGGAGAATTTCGAAAATGGTCTGGTGGTACGTTTCAGAATCGACGGCGTGCTGTTCGAAAAGATGAAGCCGCCTGTGGAAATGCAGAAGGCCATTGTTTCCAGAATCAAAATTCTCTCCGGTATGGACATCGGAAATTCCAGGATTTTCCAGGACGGCCGTTTCGAAATGCGTCAGGACGACCGCCAGATCGACTTCCGTGTTTCAGTGATGCCAGGGATCTATGGCGAGAATGCGGTGATCAGGATCCTAGACAACTCCCACCGCTTCGTGGATCTGGAAAAGCTTGGATTCAGCGAGGAACTGGTGAAAATCCTCAAAAATGTGACCCAGTCCCCGCAGGGCATCTGCCTGGTCACCGGCCCTACAGGCAGCGGCAAGACCTCCACCCTCTACTCGCTTTTGAAACAGGTGAATTCAAAGGAGAGAAAAGTGATTACACTTGAAGATCCGGTGGAATATCGTTTCCCGTATATTAACCAGATCCAGATCGATGAAAAATCCGGGATCGATTTTTCCGGAGGCCTGCGGGCAATACTCAGACATGACCCAGACATCATGATGGTGGGAGAAATGCGCGACGAGGAAACCGCGAAACTCGCGATTTCAGCAGCCATGACCGGGCACATGGTCTTCTCAACCCTTCACACCAATGACGCGATCTCTTCGATCCAGAGGTTGATTTCGCTGGGAGTGCAGCCGGAGCTGATCAAGTCAGCCCTTAAGCTGGTGATAGCCCAGCGTCTGGTGCGCTGCCTGTGTCCATACTGCAGAAAAGATGGTCCTGCAGATGCTGAAACCAGGGAAATCCTTAAGCTCTCCACGATGAAAGTAGCGGTGGGCTGTCCGAAATGCTCGCAATCCGGTTATCTTGGCCGCACTGCAGTTTATGAATACCTGCTTTTCGATTCAGAGCTGCGCAGGATGCTCGAGGAGACGAAAGACTTGCAGCAGCTGAGGCCGCAACTGATAAAACGCGGTTTTCAGCCGATGCTGCTCGAAGGATATCAGATAGTAAAACAGGGGATCACCACACTCGCAGAAATCAAAAAAGCTGTCTGGGAAGAGTGA
- a CDS encoding glycosyltransferase family 9 protein — MNRNIKKILVIRFSALGDIVLTLPILEFLGVRSELHFLSHPLAHEILDLTNIRFLCYEKKMSLSEKFKLIFDLRRIGYDLVIDLQGNRFSRLLTHLIGAETIRLSDDRERHALENYAGTVCTSYPEFKLRPDYLLPVSGETVEIEKPYACLFFSSSRRWSSKRISLELADRIVDFLIKRGLTPVLIGGSEDQEYHQSLGFPEKVIDLTGKLNFGQLKALMSCAGQIVTTDSFPMHLAAFCGTPVIAFFGPTDERRCGPWSSRTTILTAPASCRTCYRSRCQRQDCLKVDWAIVRSAIEKNL; from the coding sequence TTGAATCGAAACATTAAAAAAATTCTCGTGATCAGATTCAGCGCGCTCGGGGACATCGTGTTGACCCTGCCGATTCTGGAATTTCTGGGAGTCAGATCTGAACTGCATTTCCTGTCTCATCCGCTGGCTCATGAAATACTTGATCTGACCAACATCCGTTTTCTATGTTACGAAAAAAAAATGTCTTTATCTGAAAAATTTAAACTGATCTTTGATCTGCGCCGGATAGGATACGATCTGGTGATTGACCTGCAGGGCAACAGATTCAGCCGTCTGCTGACACATCTGATCGGTGCGGAAACCATCCGGCTTTCCGACGACCGGGAGCGCCATGCTCTGGAAAATTATGCCGGAACCGTCTGCACAAGCTACCCTGAATTTAAACTGAGACCGGATTATCTGCTGCCTGTTTCAGGAGAAACGGTTGAAATCGAAAAACCTTATGCCTGTCTATTTTTCTCGTCATCCAGACGCTGGAGTTCCAAGCGGATCAGCCTGGAATTAGCTGACCGGATAGTGGATTTTCTGATCAAGAGAGGTCTCACTCCGGTCCTGATAGGAGGTTCTGAAGATCAGGAGTATCATCAATCTCTCGGTTTTCCTGAAAAAGTGATCGACCTGACCGGAAAACTGAACTTTGGGCAGCTGAAAGCCCTCATGTCCTGCGCCGGACAGATTGTTACAACCGACAGCTTTCCCATGCATCTGGCGGCCTTCTGCGGGACACCTGTAATTGCTTTTTTCGGACCGACCGATGAGCGGCGCTGCGGACCCTGGAGTTCCCGGACAACCATTCTCACTGCCCCTGCAAGCTGCCGGACATGTTATCGCAGCAGATGCCAAAGACAGGATTGTCTGAAAGTGGACTGGGCAATTGTCCGATCTGCAATTGAGAAAAATCTTTAG
- a CDS encoding ABC transporter ATP-binding protein: MDFEEIVERKIVWREDWKLIRYFIHFVAPYARYFALACVFLCLTTFCELTFPYLARTAIDGFIAHKSMKKAEKQTAEVILLPDRPETEQQLKTDGVDFRIQDDLIVIPVSAYQKIPAENLSRLRASDIAGIYHIFWLYLGLFLLNFLAISMQTFTTGYIAQGIIYDMRKVTFDKMLGLRLSYFQKNPLGRLVTRVTNDIEAIQEMFSSVGVNLLKDVLLILGIFGVMAYMNYRLTLIVMVFFPFLLSFTGIFAEEWRRLYRGTRVLLAEVNAFLSEHISLMSLIKIFRREDMVLNNYIRKNQAYFDANFSVQKSNALFGPGIRLTQDLTVAAVLVYGGSLIFHQKLTIGTLVAYTSYISMLFAPIRDLAEKFNIIQSSIAALEKIYAIHTSDEFIHETPLVALAKPLMGEIEFRNVYFRYETEWVLQDVSFKIKPGEKVAIVGYTGAGKSTIINLLLRFYDIQSGEILLDGHRIRDLPIARLRDNISMVQQDITAFSDTIRENVAFSEGDDERVLQALSRVELLETVEKLPGKIDKVLAEDGCDISVGERQLLTFARAVYRDARILVLDEATSNIDSLTEARIQKVLFEILRDRTSIIIAHRLATIRNVDRIIVLHKGRKIEEGSHSELLAAQGIYYRLHRLQFTK, translated from the coding sequence ATGGACTTTGAAGAAATCGTAGAGCGCAAGATCGTCTGGCGGGAAGACTGGAAGCTGATCAGGTATTTTATCCATTTCGTAGCTCCCTATGCCCGCTATTTCGCCCTGGCCTGCGTTTTTCTCTGCCTTACCACCTTCTGCGAACTGACTTTCCCTTATCTTGCCCGCACTGCGATCGACGGATTCATCGCCCATAAATCCATGAAAAAAGCCGAAAAACAAACCGCGGAAGTGATATTGCTGCCTGACCGGCCGGAAACCGAGCAGCAGCTCAAGACAGATGGTGTGGATTTCAGGATTCAGGATGATCTGATCGTGATCCCGGTCAGCGCTTATCAGAAAATCCCGGCCGAGAATCTTTCCAGGCTCAGGGCTTCCGATATTGCCGGTATTTATCACATTTTCTGGCTGTATCTGGGGCTGTTTTTATTGAACTTCCTGGCAATCTCCATGCAGACATTCACTACCGGTTATATCGCCCAGGGTATCATTTACGACATGCGGAAAGTGACATTCGACAAGATGCTGGGCCTCAGGCTCTCCTATTTCCAGAAGAATCCCCTGGGCAGGCTGGTGACCAGGGTTACCAATGACATCGAGGCCATCCAGGAAATGTTCAGTTCTGTTGGTGTGAACCTGCTCAAGGACGTGCTCCTGATCCTGGGGATTTTCGGGGTGATGGCTTACATGAATTACCGGCTGACCCTGATCGTGATGGTCTTTTTTCCATTCCTGCTTTCTTTCACCGGGATCTTCGCCGAGGAATGGCGGCGCCTGTATCGGGGCACCAGGGTGCTGCTGGCTGAAGTCAACGCTTTCCTGTCAGAGCACATTTCCCTGATGTCCCTGATCAAGATCTTCCGCAGGGAAGACATGGTGCTCAATAATTACATCAGGAAAAACCAGGCCTATTTTGACGCCAATTTTTCGGTCCAGAAGTCCAATGCCCTGTTCGGTCCGGGGATCAGGCTGACCCAGGACCTGACAGTGGCAGCGGTCCTGGTTTACGGCGGCAGCCTGATCTTCCACCAGAAGCTGACCATCGGGACCCTGGTGGCATATACTTCTTATATTTCCATGCTGTTTGCCCCGATCCGAGACCTGGCCGAAAAATTCAACATCATCCAGTCCTCGATCGCAGCTTTGGAGAAAATTTACGCGATCCATACTTCCGACGAATTCATCCACGAGACTCCTTTAGTGGCACTCGCTAAACCTCTGATGGGCGAGATCGAGTTCAGAAACGTTTATTTCCGCTACGAGACGGAATGGGTGCTGCAGGATGTAAGCTTCAAGATCAAACCCGGCGAGAAAGTGGCGATTGTCGGATACACGGGAGCAGGGAAGAGCACAATCATCAATCTTTTGCTCAGGTTCTACGACATCCAGTCCGGCGAGATTCTGCTGGACGGACACAGGATCAGGGACCTGCCGATTGCCAGGCTCAGGGACAATATTTCCATGGTCCAGCAGGACATCACTGCTTTCTCGGACACGATCAGGGAAAACGTGGCTTTCAGCGAGGGTGACGACGAGCGGGTCCTGCAGGCTCTTTCAAGAGTGGAACTGCTGGAGACCGTGGAAAAGCTGCCAGGCAAAATCGACAAGGTCCTGGCTGAGGACGGGTGCGATATCTCGGTCGGGGAGCGGCAGCTGCTCACCTTCGCCAGAGCAGTTTACCGCGACGCCAGGATTCTGGTACTGGACGAGGCCACCAGCAACATTGACAGCCTGACAGAAGCCAGGATCCAGAAGGTTCTTTTCGAGATCCTGCGTGACCGCACCTCGATCATCATTGCCCACAGGCTGGCTACGATCAGAAATGTGGACAGGATCATAGTGCTGCACAAGGGGCGTAAGATCGAGGAAGGCAGCCATTCTGAGCTTCTGGCGGCCCAGGGGATATATTACCGCCTGCACAGGCTGCAGTTTACAAAGTAA
- a CDS encoding ABC transporter ATP-binding protein translates to MLKELRLLIYYLSRYRTKILFGLILLLIVDGAQLLIPLILKYAVDGLYQGKATLRLLFIFAGLIIGFNLLIYSGRYWWRYFIFGSAFQIERDLRNDYLRHLLTLDMPFFGRQKTGDLMAYATNDITAIMRFCGMGLVALFDSTIMLVAAVFFMLAISPKLTLYILVPLPVISITMKVIGNRLEKESGKGQEIFGKMMDRAREYFNGIKIIQAYNFNGRATGKFHQISADYRKNQIKIWKFYSFLDPTLMLIIYFASSFVIYFGGKDVIFARISLGDFVAFNGYLNIIIWPMIALGWVINLFNRARASVKRIDAILQVKSEYPAPDSAETLSLKSLKVSGLNFSYPAEGNQAKRIILDNVDFEVEPGTRLGIIGTTGSGKSTLFSLLFRLLLTESGSVSYDGYDIRRLSPDLISRNIHYLPQAAYLFSDTVRNNLLFGNPAASDLELWQALKLAKMDQEVEAFPARLDQILGERGVTVSGGQKQRLALARIFLLPKPFYFIDDALSACDADTEKEILSNLYSYTRGSTFIISTARIKTMENMDRILVFDKGRLIESGTHSDLKGKSELYSEIFELQKFKEELEGYL, encoded by the coding sequence ATGCTTAAAGAACTCAGACTGCTGATTTATTATCTGAGTAGATACAGGACGAAGATTCTTTTCGGACTTATCCTGCTCCTGATAGTTGACGGCGCTCAGCTCCTGATCCCCCTGATCCTCAAATATGCTGTGGACGGCTTGTACCAGGGTAAAGCAACGCTCAGGCTGCTCTTTATCTTTGCCGGCCTGATCATAGGATTCAACCTGCTGATTTACAGCGGGAGATACTGGTGGCGTTATTTCATCTTCGGCAGCGCTTTCCAGATCGAGCGGGACCTGCGCAACGACTATCTGCGCCACCTTCTGACTCTCGACATGCCTTTTTTCGGCCGTCAGAAGACCGGCGACCTGATGGCCTATGCCACTAATGACATTACTGCCATCATGAGATTCTGCGGAATGGGGCTTGTAGCCCTCTTTGATTCCACGATCATGCTGGTGGCCGCCGTATTTTTCATGCTCGCGATCAGTCCCAAACTCACCCTGTACATCCTGGTTCCACTGCCTGTGATCAGCATCACGATGAAAGTGATCGGAAACAGGCTGGAAAAAGAATCCGGGAAAGGCCAGGAGATTTTCGGGAAAATGATGGACAGGGCCAGAGAATATTTCAACGGGATCAAGATCATCCAGGCTTACAATTTCAATGGACGGGCCACCGGAAAATTCCACCAGATCTCGGCAGATTACAGGAAGAATCAGATTAAAATCTGGAAATTTTATTCCTTCCTCGATCCGACTCTGATGCTGATTATTTATTTTGCGAGCAGTTTCGTGATCTATTTCGGCGGGAAAGATGTGATCTTCGCCCGGATTTCACTTGGCGATTTTGTGGCTTTCAACGGCTATCTCAACATCATCATCTGGCCGATGATCGCCCTGGGCTGGGTGATCAATCTTTTCAACCGTGCCCGGGCATCCGTCAAACGCATTGATGCAATCCTGCAGGTAAAGTCCGAGTATCCTGCGCCTGATTCCGCAGAGACCCTTTCCCTGAAAAGCCTCAAAGTGTCAGGGCTGAACTTTTCCTATCCTGCGGAAGGGAATCAGGCAAAGAGAATCATTTTGGACAATGTCGACTTTGAAGTCGAACCAGGCACCAGGCTGGGGATCATCGGAACCACGGGGAGCGGAAAATCCACGCTGTTCTCGCTGCTCTTCAGGCTTCTTTTAACCGAATCCGGCAGCGTCAGCTATGACGGCTATGATATTCGCAGACTTTCTCCTGACCTGATCTCCAGGAACATCCATTACCTGCCCCAGGCAGCGTATCTTTTTTCAGACACAGTCAGGAACAATCTCCTGTTCGGCAATCCTGCCGCCTCTGACCTGGAACTCTGGCAGGCCCTAAAACTGGCCAAGATGGATCAGGAGGTGGAGGCATTTCCGGCCAGGCTCGATCAGATCCTGGGGGAACGCGGCGTGACAGTATCCGGTGGACAGAAACAGAGACTGGCTTTGGCCAGGATTTTTCTACTTCCCAAACCATTTTATTTCATCGACGATGCTCTCTCTGCCTGCGATGCGGATACTGAGAAAGAAATCCTCAGTAATCTCTACAGCTACACCAGAGGGTCTACATTCATCATTTCCACAGCCAGAATCAAGACTATGGAAAATATGGACAGGATACTGGTTTTTGACAAGGGAAGGCTGATCGAGAGCGGAACTCACTCCGACCTGAAAGGAAAATCTGAACTTTACAGTGAGATTTTCGAACTGCAGAAATTCAAAGAGGAACTGGAAGGTTATTTGTAA
- a CDS encoding FapA family protein produces MGSIIIRAPTLEEATAIAAEKLGVPADNLHHKILKKPATGLLKHLLDSDFVIEFSISDLTGHLNMRIDNALKSMENQDGQFIVDFIETGIFITVFPAGKSGNKVQEADILNKLEELKISGIDQAAVRAEIELPSGKPRKIAEIVADKSLESYLKLEVGDDEMSAFLTIFPPPKGGNPISMEMITQILERNKISCGLKLSELKKNYSQRQYFKPFLIAEGIRKIDGKDAYLEYLFNPEGKIHLSEDSKGRVDFKEMGLIQSVSEGQLLALKHPPTKGTEGCTVRGRKLPPVRGKDILLVQGENTLLDSDKIKLFAQKPGRVVLRKGVISVEPMFVVKNVDYSTGNLDFQGTVVIEGTINDGFKIVASGDILVKKNVGKCHLESLHGRIIVAGGILGQSGGLVKAEGQISARFIENSTVFSKSHITVESAIMHSRIYAGGELRVLGGRGLIVGGSVQAREGITAREIGSIGFTRTELFVGNDPDILQKITAIKDEINLEEEKLSKIDLAIRSLNKLKKSAELQSDEEYSDKMGRLETFHKRQEEIIRKLGCEILELKNSSSPLLNSKIRVQGIVHPGVKMEIAGEVLSVKVDYKFSSFYLDPIDHRIKLGTF; encoded by the coding sequence ATGGGTTCCATAATCATCAGGGCACCGACACTCGAAGAAGCCACTGCAATCGCAGCAGAAAAGCTCGGCGTTCCAGCCGACAATCTGCACCACAAAATCCTGAAGAAACCTGCAACCGGGCTGCTCAAGCATCTCCTTGACTCCGATTTCGTGATCGAGTTCAGTATCAGTGATCTGACAGGGCACCTTAACATGCGCATCGACAATGCCCTGAAAAGCATGGAAAACCAGGACGGACAGTTCATTGTCGATTTTATCGAAACAGGCATTTTTATCACTGTTTTTCCAGCCGGGAAATCCGGGAATAAAGTTCAGGAAGCAGACATCCTGAATAAACTTGAGGAACTAAAGATCTCAGGAATCGATCAGGCTGCGGTTCGGGCGGAGATAGAGCTTCCAAGCGGCAAGCCCAGGAAAATAGCGGAGATCGTGGCCGACAAATCGCTCGAAAGCTATCTGAAACTCGAAGTTGGAGACGACGAAATGTCCGCCTTTCTCACGATATTCCCTCCCCCAAAAGGAGGCAATCCGATCAGCATGGAGATGATCACCCAGATCCTTGAGCGGAATAAAATATCCTGCGGGCTGAAGCTTTCCGAGCTGAAAAAGAACTACAGCCAGAGACAATATTTCAAACCTTTCCTGATCGCCGAGGGTATCAGGAAAATCGACGGCAAAGATGCCTATCTCGAATATCTGTTCAACCCTGAAGGTAAAATTCACTTGTCCGAAGACTCCAAAGGCAGAGTCGATTTCAAGGAAATGGGACTGATCCAGAGCGTTTCGGAAGGACAATTGCTCGCTCTGAAACACCCACCTACAAAAGGCACGGAAGGTTGCACGGTCAGGGGCAGGAAACTTCCCCCTGTCAGAGGAAAAGACATCCTTTTAGTCCAGGGCGAAAACACCTTGCTGGACAGCGACAAAATCAAGCTGTTCGCACAAAAGCCGGGCCGGGTGGTTCTGCGCAAGGGCGTAATCAGCGTTGAACCGATGTTTGTAGTGAAAAATGTCGATTACTCCACCGGCAATCTTGACTTTCAAGGCACTGTCGTAATTGAGGGTACGATCAATGACGGCTTCAAGATCGTCGCATCCGGCGACATCCTGGTAAAAAAAAATGTGGGAAAATGCCATCTGGAAAGCCTGCATGGCCGGATCATAGTAGCAGGGGGCATTCTGGGACAAAGCGGAGGGCTGGTCAAGGCTGAAGGACAGATCAGCGCCAGATTCATAGAAAACTCGACAGTATTCAGTAAAAGCCACATCACTGTCGAATCTGCCATCATGCATTCCAGGATTTACGCGGGCGGTGAATTGAGGGTGCTGGGAGGTCGCGGCCTGATCGTAGGAGGATCTGTGCAGGCAAGAGAAGGGATCACAGCCAGGGAGATCGGCAGCATCGGCTTCACCCGCACTGAACTCTTCGTAGGAAATGATCCGGACATTCTGCAGAAGATCACTGCGATCAAAGATGAAATAAACCTGGAAGAAGAAAAGCTGTCCAAGATCGATCTGGCCATCAGAAGCTTGAATAAACTGAAAAAATCCGCCGAGCTGCAAAGTGATGAGGAGTATTCAGATAAAATGGGCAGGCTGGAAACTTTTCACAAGCGTCAGGAAGAAATCATCCGTAAGCTCGGCTGCGAAATACTGGAACTGAAAAACTCGAGTTCACCATTGCTGAACTCCAAAATCAGGGTACAGGGCATTGTCCATCCTGGAGTCAAAATGGAAATCGCCGGAGAAGTTCTCTCAGTCAAAGTCGATTACAAATTCTCGTCTTTTTACCTTGATCCGATAGACCACAGGATCAAGCTGGGGACTTTCTGA